The Tenacibaculum jejuense genome includes a window with the following:
- the arfB gene encoding alternative ribosome rescue aminoacyl-tRNA hydrolase ArfB, protein MIFEVIKKELLFKAVRSSGAGGQHVNKVSSKIELSFSLQDSNGLSIREKELLLRKLDKKLTKEGILILTCQESRSQHKNKELVITRLFRLLSQNLIQEKKRRNTKPTRASVIKKAKNKQLHSAKKQLRKKPKID, encoded by the coding sequence ATGATTTTTGAGGTTATTAAAAAAGAACTCTTATTTAAAGCTGTAAGAAGTTCTGGTGCTGGCGGACAACATGTAAATAAAGTATCTTCTAAAATAGAACTTAGCTTTTCTTTACAAGATTCAAACGGACTTTCGATTCGAGAAAAAGAATTATTATTACGTAAACTTGATAAGAAACTAACTAAAGAAGGAATTCTGATTTTAACTTGTCAAGAAAGTAGATCACAACACAAAAACAAAGAACTTGTAATTACTCGATTATTTCGATTGCTATCACAAAATCTTATTCAAGAAAAAAAGCGAAGAAATACTAAACCAACTCGTGCTTCAGTAATTAAAAAAGCTAAAAACAAACAACTTCATTCAGCTAAAAAACAACTTCGTAAGAAACCTAAAATAGATTAG
- a CDS encoding AAA family ATPase has translation MEKRLRQQENSIIKVVLFGPESTGKTTLSRQLAKHYNTKWVPEYAREYLQDKWNREQKICEQEDIIPIAEGQIALENNLTEKANNVLICDTDLLETKVYSEEYYGGFVDALLDKAAIENSYDLYFLTYIDTPWEADDLRDRPEQREEMFKAFKNALEKYDRPYVLLKGDKETRFKKAVKLIDELLQKKELTTSDTLIDLDLHFLHHTTNMENHMYNDF, from the coding sequence ATGGAAAAAAGACTTAGACAACAGGAAAACAGTATAATTAAAGTCGTTTTATTTGGACCCGAAAGTACAGGTAAAACAACTTTATCGCGTCAATTGGCAAAACATTACAATACCAAATGGGTTCCTGAATATGCTAGAGAATACTTACAAGATAAATGGAACAGAGAACAAAAAATTTGTGAGCAAGAAGATATCATTCCTATTGCTGAAGGACAAATCGCTCTAGAAAACAATCTTACTGAAAAAGCTAATAACGTTTTAATTTGCGATACCGATTTATTAGAAACTAAAGTATATTCTGAAGAATATTATGGTGGTTTTGTAGATGCCTTACTTGATAAAGCTGCTATTGAAAATTCCTATGATCTATATTTCTTAACTTATATTGATACTCCTTGGGAAGCTGATGATTTAAGAGACCGGCCAGAACAACGTGAAGAAATGTTTAAAGCTTTTAAAAATGCTTTAGAAAAATACGATCGCCCGTATGTTTTATTAAAAGGAGATAAAGAAACTCGTTTCAAAAAAGCTGTAAAACTTATTGATGAATTACTCCAAAAGAAGGAATTAACTACTTCTGATACTCTAATTGATTTAGATCTTCATTTCTTGCATCATACTACCAACATGGAAAATCATATGTATAATGATTTTTGA
- the pnuC gene encoding nicotinamide riboside transporter PnuC, with protein sequence MNQIFDFLFGQYYSYNTLDICLEVIAVIFGFLSVWYSKQNKIWVFPTGMISTAIFVYLLLKWELLGDMMINGYYFIMSVYGWYIWTRKVSDTNVTPISRTTPNEKKISVVIFFATLIFVYVVYASFDKWNNWTAYVDTVTTAIFFVGMWLMARRKIENWIYWIIGDIISVPLYLYKGFTFTSFQYLIFSIIAVLGYLVWKKDLDNRKTV encoded by the coding sequence ATGAACCAAATTTTTGATTTTCTTTTCGGTCAATATTATTCGTACAATACATTAGATATTTGTTTAGAAGTTATTGCTGTTATTTTCGGTTTTTTATCTGTTTGGTATTCGAAACAAAATAAAATCTGGGTTTTTCCTACCGGAATGATTAGTACTGCCATTTTCGTATATCTTTTATTAAAATGGGAACTTTTAGGAGATATGATGATTAACGGATATTACTTTATCATGAGTGTTTATGGTTGGTATATTTGGACTCGTAAAGTTTCTGACACAAATGTTACTCCGATTTCTAGAACCACGCCTAATGAAAAGAAAATTAGCGTTGTTATTTTCTTTGCTACATTAATTTTCGTGTATGTTGTATATGCAAGTTTCGACAAATGGAACAACTGGACAGCTTATGTAGATACTGTTACTACTGCCATATTTTTTGTAGGAATGTGGCTTATGGCCAGAAGAAAAATCGAGAACTGGATTTATTGGATTATTGGTGATATTATCTCAGTTCCTTTGTATCTTTATAAAGGTTTTACATTTACTAGTTTTCAATATTTAATTTTTTCAATTATAGCTGTATTAGGATATTTAGTATGGAAAAAAGACTTAGACAACAGGAAAACAGTATAA
- a CDS encoding thiamine-binding protein, which yields MKISVELTLTPLQDNFEEPIINFIKKLRTSGITVLENPLSTQIYGEYDTVMELLTKEIKEAFELLDNGLLQMKIVKSDRSNYEPNF from the coding sequence ATGAAAATATCAGTAGAGCTAACACTCACTCCGCTACAAGATAACTTTGAGGAACCTATTATTAATTTCATCAAAAAATTAAGAACTTCTGGAATCACAGTTCTAGAAAATCCTTTAAGTACTCAAATTTATGGAGAATACGATACTGTAATGGAGTTATTAACCAAAGAGATTAAAGAAGCTTTTGAACTTCTTGATAATGGTTTACTTCAAATGAAAATTGTTAAATCTGATCGTAGTAATTATGAACCAAATTTTTGA
- a CDS encoding 4'-phosphopantetheinyl transferase family protein: MPLYKTITVNNTAKVLIWKIEESYDDLFQGTNLTSQSLKRVSNMKSDLHQRGFLSVRHLLREVGYEDHDLFYDEFGKPHLKDGTHISITHSFTFSALIVSKEKKVGIDIEKRRDKIVKIAHKFTPIEEYKSIANHDALVSKLTIVWGAKESLYKIYGKKKLLFLDHIYVEDFSFENDTTTGKILYEGTTSNFDINFLEIEDFTCVYAL, translated from the coding sequence ATGCCTCTATACAAAACAATAACTGTTAATAATACTGCTAAAGTTTTGATTTGGAAGATTGAAGAGTCTTATGATGACTTATTTCAAGGTACAAATCTTACTTCTCAGAGCTTGAAACGTGTTTCTAATATGAAATCTGATTTACATCAAAGAGGTTTCTTAAGTGTACGTCATTTACTTAGAGAAGTTGGTTATGAGGATCATGATTTATTTTATGATGAGTTTGGTAAACCGCATTTAAAAGACGGAACTCATATTTCTATTACCCATTCTTTTACTTTTTCTGCATTGATTGTTTCTAAAGAAAAAAAAGTAGGTATAGATATCGAAAAACGACGTGATAAGATTGTGAAAATTGCGCATAAGTTTACTCCAATTGAAGAATATAAATCTATTGCAAATCATGATGCTTTGGTTAGCAAATTAACTATTGTTTGGGGAGCTAAAGAGAGTTTGTATAAAATTTATGGAAAGAAAAAATTACTTTTTCTAGATCATATTTATGTAGAGGATTTCTCTTTTGAAAACGATACTACTACTGGAAAAATTCTATATGAAGGAACAACTTCTAACTTTGATATTAACTTCTTAGAGATTGAGGATTTTACTTGTGTGTATGCGTTGTGA
- the ahcY gene encoding adenosylhomocysteinase codes for MSTKTAAYVPYKVKDISLADWGRKEIELAEAEMPGLMSLREEYKDEQPLKGARIAGCLHMTIQTAVLIETLQALGAEVTWSSCNIFSTQDQAAAAIAAAGTPVYAWKGMNEEEFDWCIEQTLFFGEEKKPLNMILDDGGDLTNMVLDKYPELAEGINGLSEETTTGVHRLYERVKNGTLPMPAINVNDSVTKSKFDNKYGCKESAVDAIRRATDVMLAGKRVVVCGYGDVGKGTAASFRGAGSIVTVTEIDPICALQAAMDGFEVKRLESVVGNADIVITTTGNKDIVQGQHFEALKDKAIVCNIGHFDNEIDMAWLNEKYGNTKVEIKPQVDKYTINGNDVIILAEGRLVNLGCATGHPSFVMSNSFTNQTLAQIELWNNADAYKNDVYMLPKHLDEKVAKLHLTKIGVELTELRKDQAEYIGVTVEGPFKPEHYRY; via the coding sequence ATGAGCACAAAAACCGCTGCGTATGTTCCTTACAAAGTTAAAGATATTTCTTTAGCAGATTGGGGAAGAAAAGAAATCGAATTAGCCGAAGCAGAAATGCCAGGTTTAATGAGTTTACGTGAGGAGTATAAAGATGAGCAACCTTTAAAAGGAGCAAGAATTGCAGGATGTTTACACATGACGATTCAAACTGCGGTTTTAATTGAAACTTTACAAGCTTTAGGAGCTGAGGTTACTTGGAGTTCTTGTAACATTTTCTCTACTCAAGATCAAGCTGCTGCTGCAATCGCTGCTGCTGGTACTCCAGTTTATGCTTGGAAAGGAATGAACGAAGAGGAATTCGATTGGTGTATCGAACAAACGTTATTCTTCGGAGAAGAGAAGAAGCCATTAAACATGATCTTAGATGATGGAGGTGATTTAACAAACATGGTATTAGATAAATATCCAGAATTAGCTGAAGGAATCAACGGATTATCTGAAGAAACTACAACTGGAGTTCATCGTTTATACGAAAGAGTAAAGAACGGAACTTTACCAATGCCTGCAATTAACGTAAATGATTCTGTAACTAAATCTAAGTTTGATAACAAATACGGATGTAAAGAATCTGCTGTTGATGCAATTCGTCGTGCTACAGATGTAATGTTAGCAGGAAAAAGAGTTGTTGTTTGTGGATATGGAGATGTAGGTAAAGGTACTGCTGCTTCTTTCCGTGGAGCTGGTTCTATTGTTACTGTTACTGAAATTGATCCAATTTGTGCTTTACAAGCTGCAATGGACGGTTTTGAAGTTAAGAGATTAGAGTCTGTTGTAGGAAATGCAGATATCGTAATTACAACTACTGGAAATAAAGATATCGTTCAAGGTCAACACTTCGAAGCTTTAAAAGATAAAGCAATTGTTTGTAACATTGGACACTTCGATAATGAAATCGATATGGCTTGGTTAAACGAAAAGTATGGAAATACTAAAGTTGAAATCAAACCTCAAGTTGATAAATATACAATCAACGGAAACGACGTAATCATTTTAGCTGAAGGACGTTTAGTAAACTTAGGTTGTGCTACAGGTCATCCAAGTTTCGTAATGTCGAATTCATTCACAAACCAAACATTAGCTCAAATCGAATTATGGAATAATGCTGATGCTTACAAGAATGATGTGTACATGTTACCAAAACATTTAGATGAAAAAGTAGCAAAATTACACTTAACTAAGATCGGAGTAGAGTTAACAGAATTACGTAAAGATCAAGCAGAATATATTGGTGTAACTGTTGAAGGACCATTCAAACCAGAACATTACAGATACTAA
- a CDS encoding DUF2891 domain-containing protein, with product MKPFIILSVFLIFISCNSQSDTKKEAIPKKKTTVVVELPKLNLNQANRLATLPVHCINVEYPNKLNQTIGSDNDLKSPKELHPAFYGCFDWHSSVHGHWSLVSLLKQFPNLENAASIKQQLLQNISKENIEKEVAYFDGKYNKSYERTYGWAWLLKLAEELYTWNDPVAKQLEQNLQPLTNLMVKKYIQFLPKLRYPIRVGEHTNTAFGLTFAWDYANTVNNIELKLLIETRAKEFYLKDQNCPITWEPSGYDFLSPCLQEAAIMKRVLSKDLFKDWLQKFLPQLSDENFEFPVGEVSDRKDGKLVHLDGVNFSRAWALSTIIKDLPEYNHLKVLIKEHIDYSLPNLVGDSYEGGHWLGSFAIYALNSVNHD from the coding sequence ATGAAACCCTTCATAATTTTAAGTGTCTTCTTAATTTTTATTTCGTGCAATTCACAAAGTGATACAAAAAAAGAAGCAATTCCAAAAAAGAAAACAACTGTAGTGGTCGAATTACCTAAATTAAATTTAAATCAAGCAAACAGGTTAGCTACATTGCCAGTTCACTGTATAAATGTAGAATATCCTAATAAATTGAATCAAACAATTGGAAGTGATAACGATTTAAAATCACCTAAAGAATTACATCCAGCATTTTATGGTTGTTTCGATTGGCATTCTTCTGTTCATGGACATTGGAGTTTGGTTTCTTTATTAAAACAATTTCCGAATTTAGAAAATGCTGCATCGATCAAACAACAATTACTTCAGAATATTTCCAAAGAAAATATAGAAAAAGAAGTAGCTTATTTCGATGGTAAATATAATAAGAGTTATGAACGAACTTATGGTTGGGCTTGGCTGCTTAAACTTGCAGAAGAATTGTATACATGGAATGATCCTGTTGCAAAACAATTAGAACAAAATTTACAACCATTAACAAATTTAATGGTAAAAAAATATATTCAATTTTTACCAAAATTAAGATATCCAATTCGAGTAGGGGAACACACAAACACAGCATTCGGATTAACTTTTGCATGGGATTATGCGAATACGGTAAATAATATTGAATTAAAATTATTAATTGAAACTAGAGCAAAAGAGTTCTATTTAAAAGATCAAAATTGCCCGATAACATGGGAGCCAAGTGGTTATGATTTCTTATCACCATGTTTACAAGAAGCAGCAATTATGAAACGAGTTTTATCTAAAGATTTGTTCAAAGACTGGTTACAGAAATTCCTGCCTCAATTATCAGATGAAAATTTTGAATTTCCAGTTGGAGAAGTTTCAGATAGAAAAGATGGAAAGTTAGTACATTTAGATGGTGTGAATTTTTCAAGAGCTTGGGCGTTATCCACTATAATTAAAGATTTACCAGAATACAACCACTTAAAAGTATTAATTAAAGAACATATTGATTATTCATTACCAAATCTTGTTGGAGATAGTTATGAAGGCGGACATTGGTTAGGTAGTTTCGCTATTTATGCTTTAAACTCCGTAAATCATGATTAA
- a CDS encoding Nramp family divalent metal transporter: MIKKWFKNIGPGTLVAAAFIGPGTVTLCSIAGVNFGFSLLWAMVISILATIFLQEMAARLGIISQKGLSEVIRNEIENPIVKNILIALILVAIVVGNSLYEAGNISGGVLGLETVLGQWRFSSGTFSINFISVLIGVIAFILLYIGNYKFLEKALVTLVILMSISFVTTAIITKPNVLEIIKGMFLFKVPDKGLLTVIGLIGTTVVPYNIFLHASLVKEKWNNKEDIRAAKKDTVISIFLGGLVSMAIIISAAAIQSNTITNAADLAKGLEPLYGSLAKYFLAIGLFAAGITSAITAPLAAAYVTKGCLGWNVDLKSKEFRGVWIFILILGVLFSSLGVKPIQIIKVAQVANGLLLPLIAGILLWVMNKENILGKFKNTKFQNFIGLCILAFTIFLGLKSILKVFQVF; encoded by the coding sequence ATGATTAAAAAATGGTTTAAGAATATTGGTCCTGGTACTTTAGTTGCAGCTGCTTTTATTGGTCCAGGAACAGTTACTTTATGTAGTATAGCTGGTGTAAATTTCGGATTTAGCTTATTGTGGGCTATGGTAATTTCTATTCTAGCAACTATTTTTTTGCAAGAAATGGCAGCTCGTTTAGGAATCATTTCTCAAAAAGGATTATCTGAAGTTATTAGAAATGAAATTGAAAATCCTATTGTGAAAAATATTCTTATAGCTTTAATTCTTGTGGCTATTGTTGTAGGAAATTCATTATATGAAGCTGGAAATATTAGTGGAGGTGTACTTGGATTAGAAACAGTTTTAGGGCAATGGAGGTTTTCTAGCGGAACTTTTTCTATTAATTTTATAAGTGTTTTAATTGGTGTAATAGCATTCATACTGTTATATATCGGAAACTATAAGTTTTTAGAAAAAGCTTTGGTGACTCTCGTGATATTAATGAGTATTTCCTTTGTTACAACAGCAATAATTACCAAACCGAATGTACTTGAAATTATAAAAGGAATGTTTCTTTTTAAAGTTCCAGATAAAGGTTTACTTACCGTTATAGGTTTAATTGGTACCACTGTAGTTCCTTATAATATTTTTTTACATGCTTCTTTGGTAAAAGAAAAATGGAATAACAAAGAAGATATTAGAGCTGCTAAAAAAGACACTGTGATTTCTATTTTTTTAGGAGGCTTAGTGTCTATGGCCATTATTATTTCTGCTGCGGCAATTCAATCAAATACAATTACTAATGCTGCCGATTTAGCAAAAGGTTTAGAACCTTTATATGGTAGTTTAGCCAAATACTTTTTAGCGATCGGTTTATTTGCTGCCGGAATTACTTCTGCAATTACAGCTCCTTTGGCCGCAGCGTATGTAACTAAAGGTTGTTTAGGATGGAATGTAGATTTAAAATCGAAAGAGTTTAGAGGAGTTTGGATTTTCATTCTAATATTAGGTGTTCTATTTTCTTCTTTAGGTGTAAAACCAATTCAAATTATTAAAGTAGCACAAGTAGCAAACGGGTTATTATTACCACTAATAGCAGGAATCTTATTATGGGTAATGAATAAAGAAAATATTTTAGGAAAGTTTAAAAACACGAAATTCCAAAATTTTATTGGACTATGTATTTTAGCGTTTACTATTTTCTTAGGATTGAAGAGTATTTTAAAAGTATTTCAGGTATTTTAA
- the pxpA gene encoding 5-oxoprolinase subunit PxpA: protein MIDINCDVGEGINNEDKLMPLISSCNIACNAHAGSVEIIDNVIALAKKYKVKIGAHPSFPDRENFGRKLMDISKEKLQKSIEDQLELLIKRSEKQCIKIHHVKPHGALYNFAAKDEYYANIVLNALEKKLPKAFLYAPYNSIILNLAKERNIKVKFEAFLDRTYNNDLSLVSRNLPGALISNKNKAWEQLERMILKEEVISIQEEVVNIKADTFCVHGDNDHAIQMLIYINAMLNEFER from the coding sequence ATGATAGATATTAATTGTGATGTAGGTGAAGGTATAAATAATGAAGATAAATTAATGCCGTTAATTTCTTCATGCAATATCGCTTGTAATGCTCATGCGGGAAGTGTTGAAATTATAGATAATGTCATTGCTTTAGCAAAAAAGTATAAAGTGAAAATTGGAGCACATCCTTCATTTCCTGATCGAGAAAACTTCGGAAGAAAGTTAATGGATATTTCCAAGGAAAAACTTCAAAAAAGTATAGAAGATCAACTTGAATTATTAATTAAAAGATCAGAAAAACAATGTATAAAAATTCATCATGTGAAGCCTCATGGAGCGTTATATAATTTCGCAGCTAAAGATGAATACTATGCTAATATTGTTTTAAATGCTTTAGAAAAAAAATTACCTAAAGCGTTTTTGTACGCACCATACAATTCTATAATTTTAAACTTAGCCAAAGAAAGAAATATTAAAGTAAAATTTGAAGCATTTTTAGATAGAACTTATAATAATGATTTATCATTGGTGTCTAGAAATTTACCAGGAGCTTTAATTTCAAATAAAAACAAAGCTTGGGAACAGTTAGAAAGAATGATTCTGAAAGAGGAGGTAATTTCAATTCAAGAAGAGGTAGTAAATATTAAAGCAGATACTTTTTGTGTGCATGGAGATAACGATCACGCAATTCAAATGTTGATTTACATAAATGCTATGTTGAATGAGTTTGAAAGATAA
- the pxpB gene encoding 5-oxoprolinase subunit PxpB: MSLKDNLIFKRLGEKAILIEWNSKVQPSLIDEITSFKNEILDKKIDQIQDFIIGYTSLVIKYKDEIIDFSTEIAALQKIYSEKGEVKKEIKFIWEIPVCYHVDFGFDLPEMSKQLNISIDELIDMHSKTLYTVHFIGFLPGFLYLGGLNTKLFIQRKATPLLKVPKGAVAIGGKQTGIYPEESAGGWQIIGKTPINFFNVNKTIPCFAKAGDKICFKSITKEEFISLEQSISEGNYELHKTEWHA, encoded by the coding sequence ATGAGTTTGAAAGATAATTTAATATTTAAACGACTAGGAGAAAAAGCAATTTTAATTGAATGGAATAGCAAAGTCCAACCTTCTTTGATAGATGAAATCACAAGTTTTAAAAATGAAATTCTCGATAAAAAAATAGATCAAATTCAAGATTTTATCATAGGTTATACTTCTTTAGTTATTAAATACAAAGATGAAATTATAGATTTTTCTACTGAAATAGCAGCACTCCAAAAAATCTATTCTGAAAAAGGGGAAGTAAAAAAAGAAATTAAATTTATATGGGAAATTCCCGTGTGTTATCATGTCGATTTCGGATTTGATTTACCAGAAATGAGTAAACAATTAAATATATCAATTGACGAATTAATCGATATGCATAGTAAAACATTATATACTGTACATTTTATTGGATTTTTACCTGGTTTCCTATATTTAGGAGGGTTGAATACTAAACTTTTCATACAACGAAAAGCAACACCTTTACTAAAAGTTCCAAAAGGAGCAGTTGCAATTGGCGGAAAACAAACAGGAATATATCCTGAAGAAAGTGCTGGAGGTTGGCAAATTATAGGAAAAACTCCGATTAACTTTTTTAATGTAAATAAAACGATTCCTTGTTTTGCAAAAGCGGGAGATAAAATTTGTTTTAAGTCAATTACGAAAGAAGAATTTATTTCACTAGAACAAAGCATATCAGAAGGAAATTACGAACTACACAAAACTGAATGGCATGCTTAA
- a CDS encoding 5-oxoprolinase subunit C family protein, with product MLKVLHPGFFSTIQDQGRFGYAHYGVPTSGAMDLYAHQLANAVLNNNQNASTIEITSGGAKFEFLKRTQISITGADFNPKINESSIETNKRITVNAGDVLSFGKREYGLRTYFAVSNGFDVDTVLGSKSFYKGITAQNVLKKGDEIPFFESDEENYEAHARININSLHFTSPILNCYIGPEFDLLSLKQRKKLLETDFKISANNSRMGYFLEETIENNFPAMLSSGVIPGTVQLTPSGKLIVLMRDCQVTGGYPRVLQLTSQAINQLAQKITQDTICFKIKTPH from the coding sequence ATGCTTAAAGTTTTACATCCAGGTTTTTTTTCTACGATTCAAGATCAAGGAAGATTTGGTTATGCACATTATGGAGTTCCAACTTCTGGAGCAATGGATTTATATGCACATCAATTAGCTAATGCGGTTCTAAATAATAATCAGAATGCAAGTACCATTGAAATTACCTCTGGTGGCGCAAAATTTGAATTTTTAAAACGAACTCAAATAAGTATTACAGGAGCAGATTTTAATCCAAAAATCAATGAAAGTTCTATTGAAACAAATAAAAGAATTACAGTTAATGCTGGTGATGTTTTATCCTTCGGGAAAAGAGAATACGGATTGAGAACATATTTTGCTGTTTCAAATGGTTTTGATGTGGATACAGTTTTAGGAAGTAAAAGTTTTTATAAAGGAATAACAGCGCAAAACGTGTTAAAAAAAGGAGATGAAATTCCATTTTTTGAAAGTGATGAAGAAAACTATGAGGCTCATGCAAGAATTAATATAAACTCACTTCATTTTACAAGTCCAATATTGAATTGCTACATAGGACCTGAATTCGATTTACTTTCATTAAAACAAAGAAAAAAACTCTTAGAAACAGACTTTAAAATATCAGCAAATAACAGTAGAATGGGCTATTTCTTGGAAGAAACAATAGAAAATAATTTTCCAGCTATGTTGTCGTCAGGAGTTATACCAGGAACAGTACAATTAACACCTTCAGGAAAATTAATTGTATTAATGCGCGATTGTCAAGTTACTGGTGGCTATCCAAGAGTTTTACAACTAACATCACAAGCAATAAACCAATTAGCACAGAAAATTACTCAAGATACAATATGTTTTAAAATAAAAACACCCCATTAA
- a CDS encoding TlpA family protein disulfide reductase codes for MKKVIYLLCSATLFFSCKNNDFVSFSGKIENKNSDSLVVANPQKGYQKTIKVNEDGTFKDTLKVSNGFFSLYDGTNYATAYFRNGDEITMNINAAEPRKSILFAGKGAAESNFLSISAQNQIEFNTGVKEMIELPKDEFDAKLNTYVSAFNTRLENKVLDTAFVNIQKKNIEGLKAQLVKIHSDKLYFKSTLGKGKPSPKFKDYETPDRTPMSLDDFKGKYVYIDVWATWCQPCLAQIPSLHKLEEEYKGKNIEFVSISIDKRDDYFTWSDMIEEKNLGGVQLFANENQDFTKAYRIDNIPRFILIDPEGNIVSSDAPRPSNPALKDLFAENGI; via the coding sequence ATGAAAAAAGTTATTTACTTACTGTGCTCAGCAACTTTATTTTTTTCTTGTAAAAACAACGACTTTGTTAGTTTTTCTGGAAAAATAGAGAATAAGAATTCTGATTCATTAGTAGTAGCAAATCCTCAAAAAGGATATCAAAAAACAATAAAGGTAAATGAAGACGGAACTTTTAAAGATACTTTAAAAGTAAGCAACGGTTTCTTTTCTCTTTACGATGGAACAAATTATGCAACTGCATATTTTAGAAATGGAGATGAAATTACCATGAATATTAATGCTGCCGAGCCTAGAAAATCAATTTTATTTGCTGGTAAAGGAGCAGCTGAAAGCAACTTTTTATCCATCTCAGCTCAAAATCAGATTGAGTTTAATACTGGTGTAAAAGAAATGATAGAATTACCTAAGGATGAATTTGATGCTAAATTGAATACTTACGTTTCTGCATTTAATACTAGATTAGAAAATAAAGTTTTAGATACAGCTTTCGTAAACATTCAAAAGAAAAATATTGAAGGTTTAAAAGCGCAACTAGTAAAAATTCATAGTGACAAACTGTATTTTAAATCAACTTTAGGTAAAGGAAAACCTTCTCCTAAATTTAAAGATTATGAGACACCAGATAGAACGCCTATGTCTTTAGATGATTTTAAAGGAAAATATGTGTATATCGATGTTTGGGCTACTTGGTGTCAACCTTGTTTAGCTCAAATTCCTTCTTTACATAAATTAGAAGAAGAGTACAAAGGAAAAAATATTGAATTTGTAAGTATTTCTATAGACAAGAGAGATGATTATTTTACTTGGAGTGATATGATAGAAGAGAAAAACTTAGGCGGAGTTCAATTATTTGCAAATGAAAATCAAGATTTTACTAAAGCATATCGTATAGATAATATTCCTCGTTTCATTTTAATTGATCCAGAAGGAAACATTGTAAGTTCTGATGCTCCAAGACCATCTAACCCAGCTCTTAAAGATTTATTTGCTGAGAACGGAATTTAA